The DNA window CGCTGAGGTCCGTCTGAACGGACCTGTCTAATCCGAAGCCCTTCCGCGCGTTACGCCGGGCGCCTGCTTCCGATGGCATTTTCTCAGGATCAATTCGTTGAATATCTCAAAATACGAACAACGCGTGCTGCATGCGCTGGCACGGGGCGGCGCTATTCACTTCGAGCGTGCGCCGAATGGCAAAATCCGGGCCGTGACCTGTGTCACCCGGGACGGACATCTGCTCGAAGACTGCACCACGGCGGTTTTCGAGCGGCTGAAAAAGCGGCGGTTCATCAGATCGGTGAACGGCACCCCCTACCGCGCGACGCGGCTTGGCATCTCGTCCGTCAGGGCGCAGCCAGACAACAGATAAGGACAGTATGACATGACAGACTTTGATATCCGGCCCGTTGTGGCCGATGACATCCCTCACCTGAAAACGGTGCTGGATGAGACCGGGCTTTTTCCGCCGGACATGCTGGAGGATCTGATGGCGCCGGCGCTTTCCGGAGAGACGGGGGAGTTCTGGCTCGCGGGGTGCATCGCCGGTGTGCCGGCCGGGCTGTGCTATACAAAACGCGAAGAGCTCGCAGAAGGCGCGTGGAATATGCTCGCACTTGGCGTGCGTCCCGGCTGCCAGCGCGACGGCCTTGGCCTTGCCATTGTTAAGGGTTCCGAGGCGCATCTGCGCACCAGCGGTGAGCGTCTGCTGATCGTGGAAACTTCCGGCACGGAGGATTTCGCGGCAGCGCGGGCGTTTTATGCCAGTGCAGGCTATGAACGCGAGGCATGCATCCGCGATTTCTGGGCCACCGGAGACGACAAGGTCGTATTCCGCAAGCTGCTGGGCTGAGGCCGG is part of the Roseobacter ponti genome and encodes:
- a CDS encoding YjhX family toxin, whose translation is MNISKYEQRVLHALARGGAIHFERAPNGKIRAVTCVTRDGHLLEDCTTAVFERLKKRRFIRSVNGTPYRATRLGISSVRAQPDNR
- a CDS encoding GNAT family N-acetyltransferase, giving the protein MTDFDIRPVVADDIPHLKTVLDETGLFPPDMLEDLMAPALSGETGEFWLAGCIAGVPAGLCYTKREELAEGAWNMLALGVRPGCQRDGLGLAIVKGSEAHLRTSGERLLIVETSGTEDFAAARAFYASAGYEREACIRDFWATGDDKVVFRKLLG